In Candidatus Eisenbacteria bacterium, the DNA window AGAAACGGTCGTCAAGCACGGCGTCGCGATCATCGGGGCGGCAAACCTCGCGACGATGCTCCCGACCCACGCGAGCCAGATGTACTCGAAGAACGTTCTCACTTTCCTCTGCCATCTCGTCAAGGACGGATCGCTCCCGCTCAATCTCGAGGACGAGATCACGAAAGGGACGCTGGTCACCCGGGGCGGGAAGGTGGTTCATCCCGCCGTCCTCGCCGCGATCGGCTAAGGGAGGAGCGAAGCGAAAATGGATCCGATCTCCGTGCTGGTTCTCCTGCTGACGATCTTCGTGCTCGCGATCTTCGTGGGCTTCGAGATCATCACCAAGGTACCGCCCACTCTCCACACGCCGCTCATGTCCGGGTCGAACGCGATCTCGGGGATCACGGTCATCGGGGCGATCCTCTCCGCCGGCCTGCAGCACTCGGCGTTGACCGCGTGGCTCGGATTCGGTGCGATCGTCTTCGCGATGATCAACGTGGCGGGCGGGTTCGTGGTCACCGACCGCATGCTCTCCATGTTCAAGAAGAAGGACTGAGGGGTGAGCCGTGAACCTGACTAGCGTCATCCAGAATCTCGGGTATCTGCTCGCCTCGATCCTCTTCATCCTCGGCCTGAAGGGGCTCGCGCACCCTAGAACCGCCGTGCGGGCGAACCGCATGGGCGCCCTCGGCATGCTCGTCGCGATCGTCGTGACCCTCGTGAACAAGGGGATGAGCTACGAGTACATCATCGCCGGAATCGTCGTCGGCGGGATCATTGGAACGGTCATGGCGATCAGGACCCCCATGACCGGCATGCCGCAGATGGTCGCGCTCCTCAACGGGTTCGGAGGTCTCGCCTCGGCGCTCGTCGGCGGCGCCGCCCTCGTCGAGCTCGAGGTGGATCCCGGCGCCCTGCACGCGTCGTTGACCCAGGTCTCCCTCGCGATCGGCGCCTCCGCGCTCATCGGCGCGGTGACGCTCACCGGGAGCCTCATCGCCTTCGCGAAGCTCCAAGAGATCATGACGGGGAACGCCATCCTCTACCCCGGCCAGCAGATCGTGAAGGCGCTTCTCGGGGCGGCTTGCATCGTTCTCGTTGCGATGATCGTGGCGAACCCGGCGAACCACCTTCTCTACCTCGTGCTCTGCCTCGTCGCGGCCGTTCTCGGGGTCCTTCTCGTGATCCCGATCGGCGGGGCGGACATGCCGGTCGTGATCGCGCTCCTCAACTCCTACTCCGGCCTCGCAGCGGCGGCGACAGGCTTTGTCCTCTCGAACAACGTGCTCATCATCGCCGGCTCCTTGGTCGGCGCCTCGGGCGTCATCCTCACGATGATCATGTGCAAGGCGATGAACCGCTCGCTCGCGAACGTCCTCTTCGGAACGTGGGGCGCGGCGGGCGAGGGGGCGAAAGGCGCCGGCATGGAGATCTACGAGGGGAAGGTGAAGAGCACGTCCGCCGACGAGCTCGCGATGATCCTCGACGGCGTGACCAAGGTCGTGTTCGTGCCGGGCTACGGCCTCGCGGTCGCGCAAGCGCAGCACGCCACGCGGGACCTCGCCAACGTGCTCAAGGAGCGCGGCATCGACGTGAAGTACGCGATCCATCCGGTCGCGGGCCGGATGCCGGGCCACATGAACGTGCTCCTCGCCGAGGCGGACGTTCCCTACGACGAGCTGATCGAGATGGACGTGATCAACTCGCAGCTCCCGCAGACCGACGTCGCGATCGTGCTCGGCGCGAACGATGTGGTGAACCCGGTCGCCCGGGACGATCCCCACAGCCCGATCGCCGGCATGCCGATTCTCGACGTCGACAAGTGCAAGACGGTCGTCGTCGTAAAGCGCTCGCTCTCGCACGGGTTTGCGGGGATCCCGAACCCGCTCTTCGCGATGCCGAACGCGCTGATGTACTTCGCCGACGCGAAGAAAGCGCTTCTCGACACGATCGCCGCGCTCAAGGAGCAGTAGGAGCGAGGGCTCCGCTCTTTCGATCTTCGAGCAATGCCCCGTGCCGCGCGCCCCGCGGCGCGTGGTTTCGTCACGAGGCGCGGCGTGCGGGCGCGCGAGCTTTCTCGGCGCCCGGCAGGCCTCCGCGCGGCTCGATTGACATCCGGTACCTTACCTGTTATGGATTGGACACCCCCATTCGAACGACGCCCGACCGGCGGAAAGAGGTCGATCGCGATGAAGAAGGACTTTCGCGTTCGCTGCAACGAAGGCCGCGAGCGTTTCGCGCTCATCACCGGAGGGTCGCGCGGCATCGGCCGGGCCACCGCGCTCCGTTTCGCCGAACACGGCACGCACGTCGCCTTCTGCTACTTCACGAGCCGCGACAAGGCGGCCGCGACGGCGAAGGAGATCGAAGAGAGAGGGGTCCGCGCTCTACCGATCCGCGCGA includes these proteins:
- a CDS encoding NAD(P) transhydrogenase subunit alpha, with amino-acid sequence MDPISVLVLLLTIFVLAIFVGFEIITKVPPTLHTPLMSGSNAISGITVIGAILSAGLQHSALTAWLGFGAIVFAMINVAGGFVVTDRMLSMFKKKD
- a CDS encoding NAD(P)(+) transhydrogenase (Re/Si-specific) subunit beta, producing MTSVIQNLGYLLASILFILGLKGLAHPRTAVRANRMGALGMLVAIVVTLVNKGMSYEYIIAGIVVGGIIGTVMAIRTPMTGMPQMVALLNGFGGLASALVGGAALVELEVDPGALHASLTQVSLAIGASALIGAVTLTGSLIAFAKLQEIMTGNAILYPGQQIVKALLGAACIVLVAMIVANPANHLLYLVLCLVAAVLGVLLVIPIGGADMPVVIALLNSYSGLAAAATGFVLSNNVLIIAGSLVGASGVILTMIMCKAMNRSLANVLFGTWGAAGEGAKGAGMEIYEGKVKSTSADELAMILDGVTKVVFVPGYGLAVAQAQHATRDLANVLKERGIDVKYAIHPVAGRMPGHMNVLLAEADVPYDELIEMDVINSQLPQTDVAIVLGANDVVNPVARDDPHSPIAGMPILDVDKCKTVVVVKRSLSHGFAGIPNPLFAMPNALMYFADAKKALLDTIAALKEQ